Part of the Kineococcus aurantiacus genome, GCGACGCCCTGCAAGGGCTGTCCGGCCGCGACGCCCTCGACGCCGCGGCCCGCACGTTCCGGGCGTACGTCCTCGCCCACCCCGGCCGGTACGCGGCCACCCTGGGCGCCCGCCCCACCGGTCCCGACGACGAGTACGCCGTCGCGACCGCCCGCGTGCTGCACTCCCTCGCCGTCGTCGTGCGCGGCTACGGGGTGGACACCGCGCAGGAGACCCACGCGCTGCGGGTGGTCCGCAGCGCCCTGCACGGCTTCGCCACCCTGGAGGCCGGCGGGGGTTTCCAGCTCGCCACCGACGTCGGGGACAGCTTCACGTGGACGGTGGAGTTCCTCGACCGGGGGTTGCGGGCCACGGCGTCCCAGCGCTCACCCCGGTGAACGGGGCGGGCGGCTGCTCGCCGGCCCTGGGCGCCACCCGGACGTCCCCGGCCGAACCGGGCCGGACGGTGCTCGCCGACCCCGACGGCGACCAGTTCGGGCCGCTCGTGGTGTGATCCGTCCCGTGGACGCACACGTGCTGGCCGTCGGTTCCTACACCGCCGCGACGGGGGGCCGCGGGCCCGGGATCGCGCTCGTCGAGCGGGACCCCGCGACGGGCCGCCTCGGCGCCGTCGGGTCCGTCGCCGACTGCCCCTCCCCGTCGTTCCTGCTGGCCGGGGACGACGGCACCGTCCACGCCGCCCACGAGCTCGACGAGGGTTTCGTCTCCTCCCGCCGCCGCGGCCCCGGCGGCTGGGAACTGCTCGGCGAGGCGCCCAGCGGGGGGCCGTCCCCGTGCCACCTCTCCCTCGTCCCCGGTTTCCTCGTCGTCGCGAACTACGGCGGCGGCGTCGGGGTCGTCGAACTGTCCGGGGGAGCGGTGGGTCGGTTGCGGCAGACGTTGCAGGGCAACGGGTCGGGCCCGGACACCGAACGGCAGGAGGCCTCCCACCCGCACTCGACGCGGCGCGTCGGTCCCCACCTGGCCGTGTTCGACCTCGGCACCGACGAGGTCCGCGTCCACGGCGTCGGTGCCGACGGGCTGACCCCCGACCCCCTGCAGACGCTGGCGCTCGCCCCGGGGACCGGCCCCCGGCACGCCGCCGCGGTCGGGGACCGGTTGTTCGTCGCGGGTGAGCTGGACGCGACGCTCACCTCCCTCGCCGTCCGGGACGGCCTGCTCGCCGACCCGGTGGTGGCCCCCGCGACCGCCGTCCCGCCGGCGCAGCGCACCTACCCCTCGGAGGTGTGCCCGGCCCCGTGGGGCCTGGTCGTGGCGAACCGCCGGGCCGAGGTGCTCACCGTGCACGAGGTCGTGGACGGTGTCGCCCGTCCCGTGCGGGACATCGCGATCGGAGCGGTGAACCCCCGGCACGTCGTGGCGATCGGCCGGCACCTGTACGTCGCCGCGCAGGACTCCGACCAGGTCGTCCACCTCGCCCTCGACGACGACCTGCGGGTCGTCGACCGGTCCGTGGCCGAGACCGGGTCGCCGACGTGCGTGCTGCCGCTGTGACGGTCTGACCCGTGCGGGACGCGTCAGGGCACGGGGGACGGTCCTGCGCCAGGGCGCCAGGGCGCCAGGGCGCCGGGACGTGGAGCTGGCCGTCGGCAGTTTCCTCGTGGGCTTTCCCGGCGCTGGCTCGAACGTCTTCGGCCAGGAGGAGCTCGACCTCGTCGAGCGGTGGTCCTCGTCGACCTCGCTCGTCGGCGAGACCGCTGGTCGGATGCGTGCCGGGCCTCGGCGCTCAGAACGTCGCTGACCACGGGGAGATGCGTCCGTACCGGGTAGTCGGTACCCGGGTGTGCTCGGCCTCGCCTCGTCCGTGGACGGGCACCGCGACACGAGTGGGACCACTGGTCGGCGGCACCTCGGACTGCGGGCGCAGCGTCGACCGCGCTCCCACTCGCCGCTGATGCCTCAGGGGGTCGACGTCCTGGTGGCCGTCACGGTCGCGCCGGTGGTCGCGGTGGCCGGAGCGGCCGCGGTGGCGGTCGCGGTCGTGCGGGCGGGTCCGGTGGCGTCCAGCCAGGCTCGGCAGTCGTCGGCGGTCATGGGTCGGGCGTGCAGGTAGCCCTGGGTCTCGTCGCAGCCGAGGGCGTGCAAGGTGGTGAGCATCGTGACGTCCTCCACCCCCTCGGCGATGACGCGCAGGCCCAGGCGGTGGGCCAGAGCGACGGTACCGGCGACGATGTCGGCGGTGCGGGGATTGGTGGTGACCTGCGCGGTGAGGGAGCGGTCCAGCTTGAGTTCGGTGGCCGGAAGGTCGTGCAGGTAGGCCAGGGAGGAGTAGCCGCTGCCGTAGTCGTCGATGCTGATGTCCACCCCGCGCGCGGCCAGGTCGTGCAGCCGGGCGATGGAGGCCTGCGGGTTGGCCATGAGGGAGGTCTCGGTGACCTCCAGGACCAGGTCGGTGGGGGTGAGTCCGGTCCGGGTGAGCACCTCGTCGACCAGGAGCAGGAGCCCGGGGTGGTCCAGGCACGAGGCGGACAGGTTGACCGACATCCGCAACCGGTGCCCCTGCTGCGTCCAGCGCACCGCCTGCTCGGCGGCCTGCCACATCACCTCGGTGGTGAGCCCGGGCATGAGGGCGTAGTCCTCGACGAGGTCGAGGAAGCGGTCGGGGGTGAGCAGGCCCAGGCGTGGGTTGTCCCAGCGGACGAGGGCTTCGACCCCGGCGACCTGCCCGTCTGCGTCCAGCTGCGGTTGGTAGTGCACCACGACGCGGCCGGCGTCGAGGTCGTCGGCGGCGTCGGGGGAGTGCAGCAGGACCTTCAGCTCCTCGACCAGCTGCCCCCGCTGCTCATCGGCCCGGGCGGCGGCGGCGTCGTGTGCGGCGAGCCCGGCGCCGCCGGCGGTCTTGGCCCGGTACATGGCCGCATCGGCGTGGCGCAGCAGCTGCTCGGGGGTGTCACCGGTGGTGGTGGTGGCGATGCCCACGCTGGCGCGGGCCAGCAGACGCCGGCCTTCGACGATGACTGGCGCCGAGGTCGCCTCGGCCAGGGTGGTGAACAGTTCCCGTGCCGCCTGGTGGGAGGTCTGCGTGGGGGTGGCCGGGACCACGATGGCGAACTCGTCACCGCCGAGGCGGGCGCAGACCGCTCCTGGTGGGCTGGTCCGTTCCAGCAGCGCTCCAGCGCGGCGCAGCAACTCGTCACCGACCGCGTGCCCGAAGCGGTCGTTGACCTCCTTGAAGCCGTCGAGGTCGATGAGCATCAACGTGACGGGTCGATCGGCGCTGGAGTGGTCGCTGAGGGCATCGCTGAGAGCGCGGTCGAGAGCGCGGCGGTTGGCCAACCCGGTGAGGTCGTCGGTGAGGGCCTCGTGGCGGCTGGCGACCAGGTCGGCGAGGAGACGGACCAGCTGCATCCCGCGCACCGAGACGCTCACCGCGCCCAGGGCGCCGGCCGCGGCGGCCGCGTGCACGACGTCGTCGTGGAGGTGACCGCTGGTGAGCCCGGCGGCTGCGAGCACGGCGATGGAGGCCAGCAGGACGACGAACGCGCCGGTGGTGGGGGCCGCGGTGGTAGCCGGCCGCGACGAAGGAGGGGCGGCGCGGATCACGGCGGCCACGGCCAGGGCCGTGATGGCCACGGTCCAGCCCACTTCGGAGAACCGGCCGTTGCCCGCCGCGGCGGCCGCGTCGTGCACGGCGGCCAGGTCGATGACCACGACGAGGCCGAAGGACAGCAGCAACGCCCACGCCCGCGCGTCCCGGATCAGGCCGCCGAGGTGCAGGAGCGTGGCGGCGCTGCCCAGCAGCACGATCTCGGCTGACATCCGCAGCAGCCACAACTGCTCCTGCCACAGGGGCCACTGCGCGATCGGGGAGCCGAGCGCAGGCAGGAGCAGGTTGCCGACGGCGGTCAGGGTGAAGGTGGCGCCGACCCCGTTGAGCCAGTCCCCGGGCTCGGACATCGGCGTTCCGTGGCGGTTCCACCGCACGAGCCCCTGGTAGATGAGCGGGCAGGCGCTCAGGACACCCAGCCCCAGGACCAGCCCGCCTCCGCCGGTGGCCCCCGACGACCCCCTCAACGAGAGGACGTCGAGGATCCCGGCGCACGCGGCGGCGGCGGTGGCCACCCAGGCCGCGCAGGCGAAGTAGCGCCACACCGTGCTCTCCGGCCCCACCACCCGGGCCCGCCAGGTCAGCACCGCCGCCGCAGCCGCGAACATCACGACCCGGCACGACCCGCGTCCGATCAACACGGCCGTGGGGATCGGCCCCTCGGGGGAGGACGCCAGCACCGTCGCAGTCGGGTGGAGCACCTGGCTGACGGTGGCGACGACCGCTACGGCCACGCACAGCAGCACCTGCTGCCGAGGTGCCTGCTCGATCAGGCGGTACTGCGCGGGATGCTCCACCCGAGAAGCATCGGAGGGCGCGTGCGTGGGCCGAAGGGGCTGATCGGGTCACGTCGCGCCGGCGCAGCACCGGCCGGTCCCCGGCTGTGGTTGCCGATCCGGGTCCGAGTCCGAGCGGTGCCGTCCCTCGTCCCGGGGTTCGTCCGGGATCGACCGTCGAGGGTCGCCGGCCGCGTCGCAGCCGCCCGTCAGGGCGTTCGCACTCGCGGACGTGCACCGGGCTGAGAGCCACCTCGATGATCTCGTGACGAGCAGCGGGCGACGTCCTGCCGAGCCCCGGGTGGGCGGCGCCTCGGCAGGAACGACCAGGGGCGTCCTGGCCGCTGGCGTGGCGGTGGGGCGGGGCCGGGGAGTGCCACCACCGCGGTGGCTGAGGGCGTCACCGGTGTCTCGACGCGGAACCGTCGCGGGTGTCCAGCGGGGTGACACCCGCGGAGGACGCGTGCAACACCTGCCGCACCTGTCGCGTCCTCTCCAGTGACGGAGCCGGGACCGCAGTCAGCGGGACCGAACCTCCGCGCCAGTCGAGAGGCACGAGCACCGTGAACACCCAGCACCGCAAGGTCCTCACCGCCGCCGGCGTGACCGCCGCCGTCCTGCTCGGCGGAGCCGGCGTGGCCACCGCCGCCGGACCGGTCACCGGCACCGGCACCGGCTCCGGAGCCGCCGGCGTCCTGGCCGCCACCACCATCCACTTCGCCCACGGCGCCACCAGCGCCTCGGTCAGCGGCACGGTCGGCCCCGGCCAGGACGACCGCTACGTCTTCGACGCCCGCGCCGGGCAGACCGCCCACCTCCACCTGGCCCGCTCCACCAGCGCCCAGACCTGGACCCTGGTCGGACCCACCGGCCCGGCCGTCCACGACGCCCACAGCCCCCGCCAGTCCGACGTCACCTACCGCCTGCCCGAAACCGGGCGGTACTACGTCGACATCGTCTCGACCCGCCCCTCCAGCTACCGCCTGGACCTGACCATCCCCACCACCACCAAGCCGGACACCGGTGGGGCGGTGGTGACCGAGGCCACGAAGATCACCTTCGCGCCCGGGCGCACCCGCGCCACCGTCACCGCCACGGTCGGCCCCCAGGACCGCGCGGCGTACACCTTCGCCGCGACCACGGGCCAGCAGGCCCGGATCCAGATCCAGGGTTCCCCGACGGGCACGTTCACGCTCACCGCCCCCGACGGGTCCCCGCTGCACACCGGCCACAGCCAGAACCAGTCCGACGTCACCCTCACCCTGCCGATGAGCGGGTCGTACCGGATCGACCTGGCCGACGACGTGCGCACCGGGACCCAGCAACTCACGCTGAGCATCCCCCGGAACTGACCCGTCACCGGTCCCCCGGGGGAAACCCCACCTGGGACCGGGAAACCCGCTCGACCCCGGGGGACCGGCCCGCCATCCTGGGCCGGTGACCCCGGGCGGAGGAGGTGGCGTGGACGAGGAGGTCCTCACCGGTGGTGGGGTGAACCGGGTCGTCCGGGTCGGGGCGACCGTCCGCCGGCCCGCCGGTCCGCACACGCCCCGGGTCCACGACCTGCTGCGCCGGCTCGACGGGTTCGGCGGCGTCCCGCGCGTCCACGCGGCACCGGAGGGTTTCGAGGTCCTGGACTTCCTGCCCGGGCACGTCTCGAACTACCCCCTCACCCCGGCCGCCGCGTCGGGGACGGCCCTGGTCACGGCCGGGGAGTTCCTGCGGCGCTTCCACGACGCGACCGCCGCCTTCGCCGCGGACCTGCCCCGGGACGGCTGGATGTTCCCCGCGCAGGACCCCGTGGAGGTCGTCTGCCACGGCGACTACGCCCCGCACAACTGCGTCCTCGACGGCGAGCGCGTCGTGGGGCTCATCGACTTCGACACCGCCCGGCCCGGGCCCCGGCTGACCGACCTGGGGGGCGCGGCGTACCGGTGGGTGCAGTTGTGCGACCCCCACCGCGACGGGGTTCCGGGCACCGCGGAGCAGGCGGACCGCCTGGCCCGGTTCTGCACCGCCTACGGCCTCGACGCCGCGGGCCGCGCCGGGCTGCTCGACGCGGTCCTCGCGCAGCTGGACGGC contains:
- a CDS encoding EAL domain-containing protein gives rise to the protein MEHPAQYRLIEQAPRQQVLLCVAVAVVATVSQVLHPTATVLASSPEGPIPTAVLIGRGSCRVVMFAAAAAVLTWRARVVGPESTVWRYFACAAWVATAAAACAGILDVLSLRGSSGATGGGGLVLGLGVLSACPLIYQGLVRWNRHGTPMSEPGDWLNGVGATFTLTAVGNLLLPALGSPIAQWPLWQEQLWLLRMSAEIVLLGSAATLLHLGGLIRDARAWALLLSFGLVVVIDLAAVHDAAAAAGNGRFSEVGWTVAITALAVAAVIRAAPPSSRPATTAAPTTGAFVVLLASIAVLAAAGLTSGHLHDDVVHAAAAAGALGAVSVSVRGMQLVRLLADLVASRHEALTDDLTGLANRRALDRALSDALSDHSSADRPVTLMLIDLDGFKEVNDRFGHAVGDELLRRAGALLERTSPPGAVCARLGGDEFAIVVPATPTQTSHQAARELFTTLAEATSAPVIVEGRRLLARASVGIATTTTGDTPEQLLRHADAAMYRAKTAGGAGLAAHDAAAARADEQRGQLVEELKVLLHSPDAADDLDAGRVVVHYQPQLDADGQVAGVEALVRWDNPRLGLLTPDRFLDLVEDYALMPGLTTEVMWQAAEQAVRWTQQGHRLRMSVNLSASCLDHPGLLLLVDEVLTRTGLTPTDLVLEVTETSLMANPQASIARLHDLAARGVDISIDDYGSGYSSLAYLHDLPATELKLDRSLTAQVTTNPRTADIVAGTVALAHRLGLRVIAEGVEDVTMLTTLHALGCDETQGYLHARPMTADDCRAWLDATGPARTTATATAAAPATATTGATVTATRTSTP
- a CDS encoding beta-propeller fold lactonase family protein, whose protein sequence is MDAHVLAVGSYTAATGGRGPGIALVERDPATGRLGAVGSVADCPSPSFLLAGDDGTVHAAHELDEGFVSSRRRGPGGWELLGEAPSGGPSPCHLSLVPGFLVVANYGGGVGVVELSGGAVGRLRQTLQGNGSGPDTERQEASHPHSTRRVGPHLAVFDLGTDEVRVHGVGADGLTPDPLQTLALAPGTGPRHAAAVGDRLFVAGELDATLTSLAVRDGLLADPVVAPATAVPPAQRTYPSEVCPAPWGLVVANRRAEVLTVHEVVDGVARPVRDIAIGAVNPRHVVAIGRHLYVAAQDSDQVVHLALDDDLRVVDRSVAETGSPTCVLPL
- a CDS encoding WHG domain-containing protein, with the protein product MPRAGLDPATVTAAGADLADERGLDQLSMGLVAERLGVRTPSLYKHVESLADLTRRVAVLAAVELGDTLRDALQGLSGRDALDAAARTFRAYVLAHPGRYAATLGARPTGPDDEYAVATARVLHSLAVVVRGYGVDTAQETHALRVVRSALHGFATLEAGGGFQLATDVGDSFTWTVEFLDRGLRATASQRSPR
- a CDS encoding peptidase, with product MNTQHRKVLTAAGVTAAVLLGGAGVATAAGPVTGTGTGSGAAGVLAATTIHFAHGATSASVSGTVGPGQDDRYVFDARAGQTAHLHLARSTSAQTWTLVGPTGPAVHDAHSPRQSDVTYRLPETGRYYVDIVSTRPSSYRLDLTIPTTTKPDTGGAVVTEATKITFAPGRTRATVTATVGPQDRAAYTFAATTGQQARIQIQGSPTGTFTLTAPDGSPLHTGHSQNQSDVTLTLPMSGSYRIDLADDVRTGTQQLTLSIPRN
- a CDS encoding phosphotransferase yields the protein MDEEVLTGGGVNRVVRVGATVRRPAGPHTPRVHDLLRRLDGFGGVPRVHAAPEGFEVLDFLPGHVSNYPLTPAAASGTALVTAGEFLRRFHDATAAFAADLPRDGWMFPAQDPVEVVCHGDYAPHNCVLDGERVVGLIDFDTARPGPRLTDLGGAAYRWVQLCDPHRDGVPGTAEQADRLARFCTAYGLDAAGRAGLLDAVLAQLDGLVRFMHEQAGAGVAAFAAHVADGHDRVYRSDAAHLRGNRTRFEDALGR